In Labrus bergylta chromosome 1, fLabBer1.1, whole genome shotgun sequence, one genomic interval encodes:
- the sp6 gene encoding transcription factor Sp6, whose translation MAHPYEPWLRTAPPSGSSEDMNIPSWWDLHRDVQPGSWIDLQTGQGVGLPSVNQGSSMGLQPSLGPYGSDPQLCTLPSAQHAPPSHSSHLYPHDGFKMEPMAPDMLQQEPYSLEEPQENPVTARPKPQRRSSSRGAGQAVCRCPNCVHAEQMGQSTEDSRRKHMHNCHIPGCGKAYAKTSHLKAHLRWHSGDRPFVCNWLFCGKRFTRSDELQRHLQTHTGAKKFSCALCPRVFMRNDHLAKHMRTHESPPGHGEERVNGDGRLEKGFEAAAPSQSSSNVSDGTEPPLKLKCEADPSASSVTGQSG comes from the coding sequence ATGGCCCATCCATATGAGCCTTGGTTACGGACAGCACCACCTAGTGGCAGCTCAGAAGACATGAACATCCCCTCCTGGTGGGACCTCCACAGAGACGTCCAACCAGGGAGCTGGATCGACCTGCAGACAGGCCAAGGGGTGGGCCTACCTTCAGTGAACCAGGGGAGCTCCATGGGGTTGCAGCCATCTTTAGGACCCTATGGCTCTGACCCTCAGCTATGCACTCTGCCCTCTGCGCAACACGCTCCACCCTCACACTCGTCTCACCTCTACCCTCATGACGGCTTTAAGATGGAGCCAATGGCCCCTGACATGCTGCAGCAAGAACCATACTCCCTAGAGGAACCGCAGGAAAACCCAGTCACCGCCCGCCCCAAGCCCCAGCGTCGCTCCTCCTCTAGGGGTGCGGGCCAGGCGGTGTGTCGCTGTCCCAACTGTGTCCACGCCGAGCAGATGGGCCAGAGCACAGAAGACAGCAGAAGGAAGCACATGCATAATTGCCACATACCTGGCTGTGGCAAAGCCTACGCCAAGACCTCCCATCTGAAGGCTCACCTCCGATGGCACAGTGGAGACCGGCCGTTTGTGTGCAACTGGCTCTTCTGTGGCAAAAGGTTTACACGGTCTGACGAATTGCAGCGCCACCTACAGACGCACACTGGAGCTAAAAAGTTCAGCTGCGCATTGTGCCCGAGAGTGTTTATGCGCAACGACCACCTGGCCaaacacatgcgcacacacgaGTCCCCTCCAGGacatggagaggagagagtgaacgGAGACGGGAGGTTGGAGAAGGGCTTTGAAGCTGCTGCACCTTCTCAGTCCTCTTCAAACGTGTCTGATGGCACAGAGCCTCCGCTGAAGCTTAAATGTGAGGCAGACCCCTCAGCCTCGAGTGTGACGGGGCAGTCCGGCTAA
- the cwc25 gene encoding pre-mRNA-splicing factor CWC25 homolog, translated as MGGGDLNLKKSWHPQTMKNIERVWKAEQKHEAERKKIEELQKELKDERTREEMTKYAEESGAIKKKDDRLDWMYQGPAGQVSRDEYLMGRPIDKQITDQYEEPESGPSAETGLLPGSIFNPATPASNLDLAAKIREDPLFEIRKREEEKKREVLSNPVKMRKIKEMLRQNLGKKEKKKKRKKDKKEKKGDKERRKEKKNKKRSSSSGSEEEEKHRSHSRDESTADTKSRSHHVPGYGLQFPAGRHHQSSAPSNHSGRRERSRSRSPHRNNGHSYSSSSQSRDRKVEPKALSPQRQHYQRQRHPVSKKLSAEELERKRREMMDQAKQREEDRENNVKKYKRQDEQEKQREQNVKHERHAGFIHNMKLESAASSSLEDRVKRNIHSIQRTPASLDNFMKR; from the exons ATGGGGGGAGGAGATCTT AATTTGAAAAAGAGCTGGCATCCCCAGACTATGAAAAACATCGAGCGAGTTTGGAAAGCTGAACAGAAACATGAGGCTGAACGCAAGAAGATCGAGGAGCTCCAGAAGGAACTCAAAGACGAAAGAACCCGAGAAGAAATGACCAAATATGCAGAAGAATCCGGTGCAATCAA AAAGAAAGATGATCGTCTGGACTGGATGTACCAAGGTCCCGCTGGCCAGGTGTCCAGAGACGAGTATCTGATGGGACGTCCCATTGACAAGCAGATCACTGACCAGTATGAGGAGCCTGAGAGCGGTCCATCAGCTGAGACTGGCCTCCTTCCAGGGTCCATCTTCAACCCTGCCACCCCTGCTTCCAACCTGGACCTGGCTGCCAAGATCAGGGAAGACCCCCTTTTTGAAATCAG aaaacgtgaagaagaaaagaaaagagaagtcCTGAGTAACCCTGTGAAGATGAggaaaattaaagaaatg CTGCGCCAAAATCTTggcaagaaagaaaagaagaagaagaggaagaaggacaaaaaggagaagaaaggagacaaagaacggagaaaagagaagaagaacaagaaaagGAGTTCAAGTTCAggctcagaggaagaggagaagcaCAG GTCACATTCAAGAGATGAATCTACTGCGGACACAAAGTCGCGTTCCCATCATGTCCCAGGCTATGGCCTTCAG TTCCCTGCTGGCAGACACCACCAGTCCTCAGCTCCCTCCAATCACTCTGGGCGCCGTGAGAGAAGCCGCTCCCGGTCACCTCACAGGAACAACGGTCACTCCTACTCTTCGtcttcacagagcagagacaggaaAGTTGAACCCAAGGCTCTCAGCCCACAGAGACAGCATTACCAACGACAGAGACATCCAGTGTCCAA AAAACTTTCTGCAGAGGAGCTGGAGCGCAAGAGGCGGGAAATGATGGACCAGGCcaagcagagggaggaggacagagagaataATGTGAAGAAATACAAGAGACAAGATGAGCAGGAAAAACAGCGGGAACAAAATGTCAAGCATGAACGCCATGCTGGCTTCATTCA TAACATGAAGCTGGAGAGTGCTGCCAGCTCTTCATTAgaggacagagtgaagaggaaCATCCACTCCATTCAGAGGACGCCGGCCTCCCTGGACAACTTTATGAAGAGATAA